The Aliidongia dinghuensis genome includes the window CCTCAGAGACTTTATCCTCTCGCTTTGTGGGCCACGCCCTTTTGCTCGGCCTCCAGGAGCCAAGCCAACAAGTCACCTGCGTCCTGCACGAAGTTCGCCTGCGGCATGTTCACCCAGTTTTCCAGACCGCCGGCACGAAGCGCGTCCGCTACGCATCCCGTGCAGTTATTGCGAGTGCTAATAAAAGAATACTTGGGTGGATTTTGCAATCTTTCGAGCCAGAACGCCTCTATTGCCTGAGCGTCAAGCCCGTCGGCATCTGAGTCAGGCTGTCTCGTCGCTAGGTTAAATTTATACTGAGATTTTGCCGTTCCAAAGAAATCTATCATGTTACCTTTGTCTTGCCGCAACCCGAACTTCTCAAATTTCATGTACGGTTCGAGTTCCCATGGCCGTAGTGGAGTGCCGTTCGCCATCCAGGTGATGTAATATTTTGTATTGTTGGACACTAGGGTGATACTGGCGTGGCCAACTCCTGCTTTCCTCGCAACATCGCCAAGAAAGCCTTCCTGCGCCGGCAACCAAATTCGAACTTTAATGCTATTGGGCATACTACCCCCCGAGGCTGGATGGCCGCTCCAAGTTTCGTAACAGGTTGGCTGCGCACTCTATCTCCTTACGATGGGGCATGCGCAGTCCATCCGCAATCTTCCGATCTGAAAGTAAAGGTTTATTTTTTCAGAATTATACCATTTTTGACTGCGATTGGAAATTGTATAGGGCAACGAGCGAGATCGGCTCAGTGGCTAGCTGCAACTTCAGCCTGGTGATCTCCATCCGGATGGAATGCACCGCCGCCCGGCCTGCCCCTGGGAGTTCACCGGAAACTCGGCTATCCAGGCAGGCTCTTGGTACGGCCAAACTGAAAGATCGGAAACGTCGGCTGCCCGTTGCAATGAGCGCGGATCGGCGGTGTCCGCAGTCTTTCCAGGGGACCTACCGCAGTCGCGGAAGGCGTAGGCCGAGCGAACGTCCTCGAAGCTGATCTACTGGAACCGGGCCGAGCGTGGCAGGCACTTCCCGGCGCTGGATCAGCCAACGATTTTCGTCCGAGAAGTCCGGGACGCCTTCAGATCGATCCGGACCTGATGCACTATCGGCGCCGCGTTGCTCGGCCCACGGCGCCGATCAGCCAGCGCCCTCGAAGGAGCCCCTCATGCTGGACCATGTTTTCCTGCCCGTTGCCGATCTGGTGAAGTCGATCCGCTTCTACGAGCAGGCGCTGGCCCCAGTCGGCATCACCTGGCGGATCGACTATGACGGCAAGGACGGCCCGCCGGGGCATCCCGACCTCAAGGGCTTCGGCAAGGACGGGCGGCTTATCTTCTGGCTGCGCCAGGGACGGGTCGCGGGCGACGCGTTCCACATCGGCTTCATCGCCTCTTCGCGGGCCGAGGTCGATGCCGCCTACAAGGCGGCGATGGATGCCGGCGCCGAGGACAACGGCGCGCCGGGCATCCGAGCCTACTACGATCCGCGCTACTACGCTGCGAACGTCTACGATCCCGACGGCCACAGCATAGAGTTCGTATATAAGAATTGGCAGCATCCCAGCGCATAAACGCCGGGATCTATCCTGCGCTGCTCGGCTGGCTTCGACCCACGGTTCCCGCACAACGAGCTTTGCGCCAATCTCAAGAGCGGAAGTCGAGTCATTCGAGCCGCAATTGAGCGAGCGAACCTCAGCGAGCCAACCGGATGCCGTTTCACAGAGGGCCGCCTGGCCGGAAGTCTCAGAACTCCTTATCCTGGACCTCCGGCTCGGTGATGGCTTGGCCTTGCAAGCAAGGGTTAAGCGGCAGTACTCAGAACGCTGCGGATATGCGCTGCTAGGATTTTCGCGCATCGGTCCTGAGCAAAGTCTTTACGCATACGCTGAACGAGCAGGGAAAGGGGTGTCCCCAGGATAATCCCACCCCAAAAACCAACCTGCACGGACATCCAATCCGCCCCGGCTATCACGTGATCGGCCGAGCTAAGGCCATAAACACCGAACCCGACAATAAACATCATGGCGATAATCACCTGAAGGTGCCACGAGCTAACTCGGGCGAACTTCTTTCCGTAGGAATTTGCCTCTGATGTGAACGCGTCCATATTGGTATTGAGCGCTCCGCACCAGTAGCCCTTCTCCGCTCCAACCTCAGAAACCATGCACAGCTTGACCGTCTGACCTGGTCGAACCGGAAAGCCGGCACCGCTGGCAACATATCGCTTTTCCATATCCCCGCTGCGAACATAGATTTCGCGATCCGTGGAGGAAGTCACGTGCGTTTCACTCGTCGTGATCCACTGCCCGTTCACCCGAGTCGTTGTGGGGGTCGAATACGAACTCACGGATGTTTTGTCGCTTGAAGCCTCGACTGTTCCGGAGAAAACGGAAAATTCGAGGGGGTATTTCAGATAATCGGAACTAAGCTTTTCCAGATTCTCTGGAACGTTCAACCAGGACATAAATGGCACTCCAAAGATACTTTTGACGCGATCGATGCGCGGGCGCAGCATTGAAAATCATGGGACCATACTCCGTGGTTTAATGGTCTTCAAGCTGCTCGGGTTGCTGTATGCACATCCGAGCAATCGTCGCGCGAAATCTCAGGAAAATGAGGGTTCTCAAAGGGCTGTCCCAGGAGAACTTGGCCGTCGATGCCGGCATCGACCGCACCTACGTGAGCCGGTTGGAACGCGGACTGGAGAATCCGACGGTCGAGGTGTTGGATCGGATCGCGAAAGCGCTCGACCGGGACATCATCGGTTTTTTCGACGACGTCTCACCCGACGAACCGGAAGTCCGGCCGCTCAAGGGCGGTAGGAAGCCGAAATAGTGCTTCCAACAGCCAGTTTGTCCGCCTGGTCGGAAGGGGCTCTTTACCAATGTGCAACCTAGGGTCAAAGCTCATCAAGATCGGCGGCTATCGACCAGTGGTGGTCGCTCGACAACGATCTGTCTTGCTTTCCAGGAAGCGGACGTTCGGCGACGTCCGTCCTCAGCCGAATTGCGGCAATCGACGCTGTTCTCCGGGCGGCATGCGCCTCGGGAATCCGGGCGTCTGACAATCGGCTATCGGCGCGCTGGGCTTGCGACTGAATTCACGCGGAGCCTCACCGAGCCGACGCTTCTGACTGGGAGCAGAGGTCGAGAATGTCCGCTCCTGGACAACGAGACCAGTGTTTGGCCCGTTTGCCGAGCACGGCGCGGGCAGTCTAAGAGCGTAATATGCTAATAATTTGGCCGAAAAGTCGCCACTGTTCATCATTGAGTGAAGACACCTCTCCGACACATAGTGGTGAGAAGGCAAAGGTCGAAGAAGACGATTTGCAGGCGGACTGGATTGTTTGATGACCGAAGCACCTAGTGACCCGACATCGATCAACCGCTCTTTCTTTGACCTGTCGGACGCGGAAGCTGGCGATATGGAGAAAGCCTCTGCCTTCACCCGGGGCGGCCGGGGCGTCAGCTTTGGCTGGGACGAGTTACTGCGCTCCCAACGCGTCCTAATCGTGTCTGAAGCGGGCGCAGGCAAAACGTACGAGTGCCAAGCGCAACAGGCCAAGCTCTGGGAGGCGGGAGAGCCTGCGTTTTTTCTGGACCTCGCGACGTTGGCTGGAAGCTCGGTCCGCGAGATGCTCGGCGGGGACGGCGAAGAAGAACGGCTTGACGCGTGGCTGCGCTCTCAGTCAGAGATTGCGACATTTTTCTTGGATTCAATCGACGAGCTGAAGCTTACCCTTGGCAAGTTCGATCAAGCATTGAAGCGACTTAACAAGGCGCTCGCCGGCCAGCTCGGGAGGGCGCGGGTCGTTATTACGACCCGACCCGTTCCCATTGATCGAGAGCTGATCGTCAAGCATCTGCCAGTTCCGGTGCCCGCAGAGGCTGAGCCTACGGCAGAAGCCTTCGCCGACATGGTCATGGATCGCAGCAAGCATAAGCCTGCGCCGGAGGGAGGCCCCAAGGCATGGCGCAATGTCGGCCTTATGCCACTGTCACGCGAGCAGATGCGCCAGTTTGCAGTGCTCCAAGGCGTTTTGGACCCAGATGCGCTTCTGGTCGATATCGGCCAGCGCGGCGCAGAAGAGTTCGCGGAGCGACCGCAGGATTTAGTCGAGCTGTGCTCCGATTGGAGCGACCATCATCGCATCCGTTCCCATTTCGAGCAGGTCGAGACTAACGTCGCGACGAAACTAAAGCCAAGAATCGAGCGCAAAGAGAGAGCGGAGCTGTCGCAAGAGACGGCAATCGAGGGTGCTAGCCGGCTGGCGCTGGCCGCGATGCTGACTCGGAAGCTCACGCTGCGACATAGCGCTGACACCGACAGCGTTCGTGCGAGCGAGGCGGCGCTCGATGTGTCCAAGGTTTTGCAGAATTGGGGTGCCGAGACGCGGGCCACGCTGCTGGAGCGCCCGCTTTTCGGCTTTGCAAGTTACGGCCGCGTCCGCTTCCACCATCGGTCTGTGGTGGAGTTTCTCGCCGCGCGACGGCTCGATGCGCTATTGGCCCACGGCGTCCCAATCAAGTCGATCAAGCGACTCTTGTTCACGGAAACAGCACAAGGTGTGCGAACGGTTAGGCCATCGATGCGCCCGGTTGCAGCTTGGTTGGCCCTTTGGCGCGATACAATTTTTGACGAGATCGTCGCACTTGATCCGGCCGTCGTCCTGGACCACGGCGACCCGCAATCGTTGCGTCCGACGCAAAGGATCAGGGCGCTGGAAGCGTATACTGAGCGTTACCGCCTTGGCGGATGGCGCGGTCTAAGCATACCGCGCATTCAGGTGCACCGCTTTGCATCGCAGGAACTTACGGACAGCGTGAAGCGGCTGTGGGATCAAGGGATCGAGAATTCAGAAATCCGCGATCTCTTGTTGCGGATAGTGGCGGCCGGAAAGCTCGACGGATGCGCCGACATCGCTTACGCCGCCGCCATGGACGCGGCCGGGACGGTCCGCGAGCGTAGCCATGCCATTGAGGCTTTGTTGCAGCTGAACGACCCGCGCCTTGAGGCGCTTTCGGTCTCGATAGACATTGAGAGCGCCCTTTGGCCGGACGTGATGGCGCGCCAAGCGGTGCTAGACTTATTTCCGACCTATATGCCCGTCGAGCGTCTGTCGCGAATACTTCGGCGCGTGAAGGAGAAACCGCGCAGCGCCGGTGCCCTGAATTACTACCTGCCGCGTGGAATTGAGACGGCCGGACTCTCGCCGAACTATCTCGATCAGTTGCGCCAAGCGCTGACGGAATTGATCGGCGATGGCTTAGCGTGGAAAAGCGATCAATTCCCACACCTTCGGACGAAGCGCCCTGACTTGGTCCCCGCACTCGCCGCAGCATGCCGCCGGCAGGCGGCGGGCGGTCTCGGAACTGAGCCGTGGATCCGGTCGAGCCTTGTTGTGATTCGCCTGTTGCGAGAGGACTACAGCACCAAGGATATGGTGGCAGAGTTGCGAGCAGCGCTCGCAGGACTCCAACCTGATGCGCGCGAAACCGCATTCTGGGAAGAAGACGCCCTTCTGGGGAATCTGCGTCAATCCAACGACGCGTGGCACCGGGTCTACGAACTTTCTCGCAACGGCGGCATCCAGCTCAACAATGAAAAGGACGCCGCATGGGTTCGAAAGCGGCTCTCTAATCCTAACGAGCCGCTGGAGCATCGGGAGATGATGCTATGGGCGGAAATGCTCCTGCTCAACGGTGACGCGACCGATCATCGACAACTGCTGGAGGGCCTCAAACAGTTCGTCTCGGACGCGCCGAGCCTCTCAGCGATAATCGAAAATCGCTTGAAGCCGCAGAAAGTCAGCGCCCAACTCCGCCGGATGGAAGCCGAAAACGCGAAGCGCACCAGGCAGGCCGAACGAGGCGAGGCTAAGGCCTATGCAAGTTGG containing:
- a CDS encoding VOC family protein; protein product: MLDHVFLPVADLVKSIRFYEQALAPVGITWRIDYDGKDGPPGHPDLKGFGKDGRLIFWLRQGRVAGDAFHIGFIASSRAEVDAAYKAAMDAGAEDNGAPGIRAYYDPRYYAANVYDPDGHSIEFVYKNWQHPSA
- a CDS encoding helix-turn-helix domain-containing protein — protein: MHIRAIVARNLRKMRVLKGLSQENLAVDAGIDRTYVSRLERGLENPTVEVLDRIAKALDRDIIGFFDDVSPDEPEVRPLKGGRKPK
- a CDS encoding NACHT domain-containing protein codes for the protein MTEAPSDPTSINRSFFDLSDAEAGDMEKASAFTRGGRGVSFGWDELLRSQRVLIVSEAGAGKTYECQAQQAKLWEAGEPAFFLDLATLAGSSVREMLGGDGEEERLDAWLRSQSEIATFFLDSIDELKLTLGKFDQALKRLNKALAGQLGRARVVITTRPVPIDRELIVKHLPVPVPAEAEPTAEAFADMVMDRSKHKPAPEGGPKAWRNVGLMPLSREQMRQFAVLQGVLDPDALLVDIGQRGAEEFAERPQDLVELCSDWSDHHRIRSHFEQVETNVATKLKPRIERKERAELSQETAIEGASRLALAAMLTRKLTLRHSADTDSVRASEAALDVSKVLQNWGAETRATLLERPLFGFASYGRVRFHHRSVVEFLAARRLDALLAHGVPIKSIKRLLFTETAQGVRTVRPSMRPVAAWLALWRDTIFDEIVALDPAVVLDHGDPQSLRPTQRIRALEAYTERYRLGGWRGLSIPRIQVHRFASQELTDSVKRLWDQGIENSEIRDLLLRIVAAGKLDGCADIAYAAAMDAAGTVRERSHAIEALLQLNDPRLEALSVSIDIESALWPDVMARQAVLDLFPTYMPVERLSRILRRVKEKPRSAGALNYYLPRGIETAGLSPNYLDQLRQALTELIGDGLAWKSDQFPHLRTKRPDLVPALAAACRRQAAGGLGTEPWIRSSLVVIRLLREDYSTKDMVAELRAALAGLQPDARETAFWEEDALLGNLRQSNDAWHRVYELSRNGGIQLNNEKDAAWVRKRLSNPNEPLEHREMMLWAEMLLLNGDATDHRQLLEGLKQFVSDAPSLSAIIENRLKPQKVSAQLRRMEAENAKRTRQAERGEAKAYASWVTFWREIARDPDKVFAVDRAQNTAWNLWQAVERSGPESRASGWNRRFIEEQFGRPVADRLRETMMAAWRTDRPTLRSERPDGQKDTFLVKWQFGLAGIAAEAEDANWAKRLTEQEAELACRYAPLELNGFPSWLESLAVEHPAEVDRVLGEELSISLREVVGASAYSMFLQNISHASAIVAALFIPRIRAWLSEVVQVDASPNEAQFGQNLRQAIEILVKSGNDDDRRSIEMTAKQHLADGLAVPFASTWLPTLLHLNAVGGVEVLENGLKESVASKKGVGVQLFAELFGRDFGGIEVDLRAPGFTPSLLLRLLRLAYQHVLVGDDAHREGSYSPDTRDNAERSRNTVLNALLSTTGNEGWTAKLEMAADPLFDHIKDRAITLAEEKAAEEADNVPYTEAEFAILDKTGETPPKTREAMFALMRDRLDDIDDLLLQDISPRELWAGITDEHIMRRELARTLRDAGNHSYTIDQESVTADEKETDIRFRSTGSNQQGTIELKLGDERTGTDLFNTISDQLLTKYMAADECRAGCLLVTIARSREWDHPKTGKRIDFEELMIVLNEEAARLSKELGGAAKLMAKGIDLRPRLRTEKRRAP